A region of Paralichthys olivaceus isolate ysfri-2021 chromosome 24, ASM2471397v2, whole genome shotgun sequence DNA encodes the following proteins:
- the LOC138406989 gene encoding acyl-CoA-binding protein homolog isoform X2, translating to MMSFNKAVEESTKLKQKPAKDELSELYGLYKQALVGDVNFERPGILDFVGKLKWDAWNVKKGMSKEEAMAAYVDTIEKLKEKYGI from the exons ATGATG TCTTTCAACAAAGCAGTGGAGGAGTCGACGAAGTTGAAACAAAAACCTGCGAAAGATGAATTGTCCGAGCTCTACGGTTTATACAAGCAAGCCCTTGTCGGTGACGTCAACTTCG AGCGTCCTGGGATACTCGACTTCGTCGGAAAATTAAAATGGGACGCATGGAACGTTAAAAAAG GGATGTCCAAAGAAGAAGCCATGGCTGCCTATGTTGATACGATTGAGAAGCTAAAGGAGAAATATGGAATTTAG
- the sctr gene encoding secretin receptor isoform X2, protein MKKVGLIGALLLPQATSSSGCHPHVNLVREEEKCMRDVLLYDSHRATGENNISMHCEGMWDHLNCWPPASLGETVSQPCPEFFNSEGTVHRNCTAGGWTDPLVPHEDACGYTFNETLHFLGESTDSHLYFSYVKTMYTAGYTLSLISLTIAIAIFCLFRKLHCTRNYIHIQLFISFILRAIFIFIRDTLLFTNEELYHCDYYPVACKVVLMFSNYSILANYSWLLVEGHFLFTLVSRSFFSLKKHLVWYIVLSWGLPVVVIVSWGCAKYFYEDEGCWETRSHEWIWWILRVPVLLTISMNLIFFLGILRILVSKLRMPDAQRNEFSQYKRLIKSTFFLVALFGLHYILFVFLPVEVSSLMFKIWTFAELALSSTQGFVVAVLYCFRNGEVQHEIQRRWRRWRLTRLLPARPRQHHGSMSHSASPHTQVTLLPCSPGSPATAGLPLDTVEM, encoded by the exons ATGAAGAAAGTTGGACTTATTGGAGCGTTGCTTCTGCCAcag GCAACGTCATCATCAGGTTGTCATCCTCATGTCAATctagtgagagaggaggagaagtgcaTGAGAGATGTGCTTCTTTACGATTCACACCGAGCAACAG GAGAAAACAACATCAGCATGCACTGTGAAGGAATGTGGGATCATCTGAACTGCTGGCCTCCTGCTTCTCTTGGGGAAACCGTCTCTCAACCATGTCCAGAGTTTTTCAATTCAGAAG GGACGGTGCATCGCAACTGCACCGCTGGCGGCTGGACGGACCCGCTCGTCCCACATGAAGACGCATGTGGCTACACCTTCAATGAGACGCTCCACTTTCTGGGAGAG tcCACAGATTCCCATCTGTACTTCTCCTATGTGAAGACCATGTACACAGCTGGATACACACTCTCCCTCATCTCCCTCACCATCGCCATCGCCATCTTCTGTCTGTTTAG GAAGCTGCACTGCACCAGGAACTACATCCACATCCAGCTCTTCATCTCCTTCATCCTGAGGgccatcttcatcttcatcagagACACTCTGCTGTTTACTAATGAAGAGCTCTACCACTGCGACTACTACCCG GTGGCGTGTAAGGTCGTCCTGATGTTCTCCAACTACTCCATCCTGGCCAACTACAGCTGGCTGCTGGTGGAGGGCCACTTCCTCTTCACGCTGGTGAGCCGCTCCTTCTTCTCGCTGAAGAAACACCTGGTCTGGTACATCGTCCTGAGCTGGG GTTTACCAGTGGTTGTTATTGTCTCCTGGGGCTGTGCCAAGTATTTCTATGAAGACGAAGG CTGTTGGGAAACAAGGAGCCATGAGTGGATTTGGTGGATACTTCGAGTGCCTGTTCTTCTGACTATATCT ATGAATCTCATCTTCTTTCTGGGGATTCTGAGGATTCTGGTGAGCAAGCTGAGGATGCCAGACGCTCAGAGGAATGAATTCAGTCAGTATAA GAGACTGATAAAGTCCACGTTCTTCCTGGTGGCTCTGTTCGGTCTGCATTACATCCTGTTTGTCTTCTTACCTGTGGAGGTCAGCAGCCTGATGTTTAAGATCTGGACCTTTGCCGAGCTGGCTCTGTCATCCACACAG GGGTTTGTGGTCGCTGTGCTTTATTGCTTCAGGAACGGAGAG GTGCAGCATGAGAttcagaggaggtggaggaggtggaggctcACTCGGCTCCTGCCCGCTCGGCCCAGGCAGCATCACGGCTCCATGAGCCACAGCGCATCCCCGCACACCCAGGTCACCCTGCTGCCTTGCTCTCCAGGCAGCCCGGCCACTGCAGGGCTCCCGCTCGACACAGTGGAGATGTGA
- the sctr gene encoding secretin receptor isoform X1: protein MKKVGLIGALLLPQATSSSGCHPHVNLVREEEKCMRDVLLYDSHRATGENNISMHCEGMWDHLNCWPPASLGETVSQPCPEFFNSEGTVHRNCTAGGWTDPLVPHEDACGYTFNETLHFLGESTDSHLYFSYVKTMYTAGYTLSLISLTIAIAIFCLFRKLHCTRNYIHIQLFISFILRAIFIFIRDTLLFTNEELYHCDYYPVACKVVLMFSNYSILANYSWLLVEGHFLFTLVSRSFFSLKKHLVWYIVLSWGLPVVVIVSWGCAKYFYEDEGCWETRSHEWIWWILRVPVLLTISMNLIFFLGILRILVSKLRMPDAQRNEFSQYKRLIKSTFFLVALFGLHYILFVFLPVEVSSLMFKIWTFAELALSSTQVHELQQFTHSDERIKYTNDACLCLHISKGFVVAVLYCFRNGEVQHEIQRRWRRWRLTRLLPARPRQHHGSMSHSASPHTQVTLLPCSPGSPATAGLPLDTVEM, encoded by the exons ATGAAGAAAGTTGGACTTATTGGAGCGTTGCTTCTGCCAcag GCAACGTCATCATCAGGTTGTCATCCTCATGTCAATctagtgagagaggaggagaagtgcaTGAGAGATGTGCTTCTTTACGATTCACACCGAGCAACAG GAGAAAACAACATCAGCATGCACTGTGAAGGAATGTGGGATCATCTGAACTGCTGGCCTCCTGCTTCTCTTGGGGAAACCGTCTCTCAACCATGTCCAGAGTTTTTCAATTCAGAAG GGACGGTGCATCGCAACTGCACCGCTGGCGGCTGGACGGACCCGCTCGTCCCACATGAAGACGCATGTGGCTACACCTTCAATGAGACGCTCCACTTTCTGGGAGAG tcCACAGATTCCCATCTGTACTTCTCCTATGTGAAGACCATGTACACAGCTGGATACACACTCTCCCTCATCTCCCTCACCATCGCCATCGCCATCTTCTGTCTGTTTAG GAAGCTGCACTGCACCAGGAACTACATCCACATCCAGCTCTTCATCTCCTTCATCCTGAGGgccatcttcatcttcatcagagACACTCTGCTGTTTACTAATGAAGAGCTCTACCACTGCGACTACTACCCG GTGGCGTGTAAGGTCGTCCTGATGTTCTCCAACTACTCCATCCTGGCCAACTACAGCTGGCTGCTGGTGGAGGGCCACTTCCTCTTCACGCTGGTGAGCCGCTCCTTCTTCTCGCTGAAGAAACACCTGGTCTGGTACATCGTCCTGAGCTGGG GTTTACCAGTGGTTGTTATTGTCTCCTGGGGCTGTGCCAAGTATTTCTATGAAGACGAAGG CTGTTGGGAAACAAGGAGCCATGAGTGGATTTGGTGGATACTTCGAGTGCCTGTTCTTCTGACTATATCT ATGAATCTCATCTTCTTTCTGGGGATTCTGAGGATTCTGGTGAGCAAGCTGAGGATGCCAGACGCTCAGAGGAATGAATTCAGTCAGTATAA GAGACTGATAAAGTCCACGTTCTTCCTGGTGGCTCTGTTCGGTCTGCATTACATCCTGTTTGTCTTCTTACCTGTGGAGGTCAGCAGCCTGATGTTTAAGATCTGGACCTTTGCCGAGCTGGCTCTGTCATCCACACAGGTACACGAGCTGCAACAGTTCACTCACAGTGATGAGAGAATCAAATACACTAATGACGCCTGTCTGTGCCTCCACATCTCTAAGGGGTTTGTGGTCGCTGTGCTTTATTGCTTCAGGAACGGAGAG GTGCAGCATGAGAttcagaggaggtggaggaggtggaggctcACTCGGCTCCTGCCCGCTCGGCCCAGGCAGCATCACGGCTCCATGAGCCACAGCGCATCCCCGCACACCCAGGTCACCCTGCTGCCTTGCTCTCCAGGCAGCCCGGCCACTGCAGGGCTCCCGCTCGACACAGTGGAGATGTGA
- the LOC138406989 gene encoding acyl-CoA-binding protein homolog isoform X1 produces the protein MMESFNKAVEESTKLKQKPAKDELSELYGLYKQALVGDVNFERPGILDFVGKLKWDAWNVKKGMSKEEAMAAYVDTIEKLKEKYGI, from the exons ATGATG GAGTCTTTCAACAAAGCAGTGGAGGAGTCGACGAAGTTGAAACAAAAACCTGCGAAAGATGAATTGTCCGAGCTCTACGGTTTATACAAGCAAGCCCTTGTCGGTGACGTCAACTTCG AGCGTCCTGGGATACTCGACTTCGTCGGAAAATTAAAATGGGACGCATGGAACGTTAAAAAAG GGATGTCCAAAGAAGAAGCCATGGCTGCCTATGTTGATACGATTGAGAAGCTAAAGGAGAAATATGGAATTTAG